A section of the Pimelobacter simplex genome encodes:
- a CDS encoding amidase has product MTALHELTAEAAAAEIRARRLSPVELVDAVLDRIERLDPALSCFVSVDAEAARAAARAAEAAVVAGDELGALHGVPCSVKDLIDVQGLPTSRGALPFAGRVAQADAPAATLVRRAGAICVGKTTTPEFGWSFVTSSPVSGSTVNPWCPTRTAGGSSGGAGAALAAGLGPLAVATDGGGSIRLPAAFTGVVGLKPTSGRVPTYPPSDLGTLGHLGPMARSVRDVARLLDVLTGHTGSEPGPALRACGRPVEHLRIGYAPTINGAPVDPEVREVVETWVADLVGAGVAVTAFDLVVDGVEDTWDRLYAQSIARQVDALAPADRALLSPELRSFVDSTRGLPRSAGPDAELARRAVVAQGDALLREYDLVITPTTSTVAFDAGLAHPGTVAGQPVGLTDWTRLTQVWNLTGFPAISLPAGTASDGLPVGVQVAGPPQGDGVLLALAAFAERALGPRLPARVAG; this is encoded by the coding sequence GTGACGGCGCTGCACGAGCTGACCGCGGAGGCCGCCGCTGCCGAGATCCGGGCCCGGCGGCTCTCGCCGGTCGAGCTCGTCGACGCGGTCCTCGACCGGATCGAGCGGCTCGACCCCGCGCTGTCCTGCTTCGTGAGCGTCGACGCGGAGGCCGCCCGCGCGGCGGCCCGTGCGGCCGAGGCGGCGGTGGTGGCCGGCGACGAGCTCGGCGCGCTGCACGGCGTCCCCTGCTCGGTCAAGGACCTCATCGACGTCCAGGGGCTGCCGACCTCGCGCGGTGCCCTGCCCTTCGCCGGCCGGGTCGCCCAGGCCGACGCCCCCGCCGCGACGTTGGTACGACGAGCAGGCGCGATCTGCGTCGGCAAGACGACGACGCCGGAGTTCGGCTGGTCCTTCGTCACCTCCAGCCCGGTCTCGGGCAGCACCGTCAACCCGTGGTGCCCGACCCGGACCGCGGGCGGGTCCTCCGGAGGCGCGGGCGCGGCACTCGCTGCCGGGCTCGGTCCGCTCGCCGTCGCCACCGACGGCGGCGGCTCGATCCGGCTGCCGGCCGCCTTCACCGGGGTGGTCGGCCTCAAGCCGACGAGCGGGCGGGTGCCGACCTATCCGCCCAGCGACCTGGGCACGCTCGGCCACCTCGGGCCGATGGCGCGCAGCGTGCGCGACGTCGCCCGGCTGCTCGACGTCCTCACCGGGCACACCGGGAGCGAGCCCGGGCCGGCGCTGCGCGCGTGCGGACGGCCGGTCGAGCACCTGCGGATCGGCTACGCGCCGACCATCAACGGGGCACCCGTCGACCCGGAGGTCCGCGAGGTCGTCGAGACCTGGGTCGCCGACCTGGTCGGCGCAGGAGTCGCGGTGACCGCCTTCGACCTGGTCGTCGACGGGGTCGAGGACACCTGGGACCGGCTCTACGCCCAGTCCATCGCCCGCCAGGTCGACGCCCTGGCACCGGCCGACCGCGCGCTGCTCAGCCCCGAGCTCCGCTCGTTCGTCGACTCCACCCGCGGGCTGCCCCGCAGCGCCGGTCCCGACGCCGAGCTCGCCCGGCGCGCGGTGGTCGCGCAGGGCGACGCCCTGCTGCGCGAGTACGACCTGGTGATCACCCCCACCACCAGCACCGTCGCCTTCGACGCGGGGCTGGCCCACCCGGGCACCGTGGCCGGTCAGCCGGTCGGGCTCACCGACTGGACCCGGCTCACCCAGGTCTGGAACCTGACCGGCTTCCCGGCGATCTCGCTGCCGGCCGGGACGGCGTCCGACGGCCTGCCGGTCGGCGTCCAGGTCGCCGGACCGCCCCAGGGCGACGGCGTGCTGCTCGCCCTGGCCGCGTTCGCCGAGCGCGCCCTGGGCCCGCGGCTGCCGGCGCGCGTCGCCGGCTGA
- a CDS encoding nuclear transport factor 2 family protein, protein MESLDLPDRYAGLDLVVEGGTDDERHALLVAYHTYMVANDHLDFGLLSTVWHAGAEHLFFNTNGHTYEGLADWENIWNFYRPQFELVSPYLPGRLRVGIEGDLAFIASDRVTRFKRWVGGDLKHNPAAYRSTLVLRRGDDGWRVVHAHFSTEDEGLRPDRDPAGAPA, encoded by the coding sequence ATGGAGTCCCTCGACCTGCCCGACCGCTACGCCGGCCTCGACCTCGTGGTGGAGGGAGGCACGGACGACGAGCGGCACGCGCTGCTCGTGGCGTACCACACCTACATGGTCGCCAACGACCACCTCGACTTCGGGCTGCTCTCGACGGTCTGGCACGCCGGTGCCGAGCACCTCTTCTTCAACACCAACGGGCACACCTACGAGGGGCTCGCGGACTGGGAGAACATCTGGAACTTCTACCGGCCGCAGTTCGAGCTGGTCTCGCCGTACCTGCCCGGGCGGCTGCGGGTCGGGATCGAGGGCGACCTCGCCTTCATCGCCTCCGACCGGGTGACCCGGTTCAAGCGCTGGGTCGGCGGCGACCTGAAGCACAACCCGGCCGCCTACCGCAGCACGCTCGTGCTGCGTCGCGGGGACGACGGGTGGCGCGTGGTGCACGCGCACTTCTCCACCGAGGACGAGGGCCTGCGCCCCGATCGCGACCCCGCCGGGGCGCCGGCATGA
- a CDS encoding DUF1028 domain-containing protein — protein MTFSVVARDPGSGCFGVAIATARPSVGARSAFARPGSGACATQAIVNPALAGGALAALAGGDGATSALASALATDPDAARRQVLLAGPDGTAAHTGAEVAGWAGHLTGTDVVVGGNLLAGAEPLHAMLAAFEETPGELADRLLAALAAGDAAGGDRRGRESAALLVVDTRAWPAVDLRVDHDPDPVTRLGALLPRWRAHWTAYDVTGAFVPADPPGQPGRRPAVTP, from the coding sequence ATGACCTTCTCCGTCGTCGCCAGGGACCCGGGCTCTGGCTGCTTCGGTGTCGCCATCGCCACGGCCCGGCCGAGTGTCGGCGCCCGCTCGGCCTTCGCCCGGCCCGGCAGCGGCGCCTGCGCGACCCAGGCGATCGTCAACCCGGCGCTCGCCGGCGGTGCGCTCGCCGCGCTCGCAGGCGGGGACGGCGCGACGTCCGCGCTCGCCTCGGCGCTGGCGACCGATCCCGACGCCGCCCGGCGACAGGTCCTGCTGGCCGGACCGGACGGCACCGCCGCGCACACCGGCGCCGAGGTGGCCGGCTGGGCCGGTCACCTCACCGGGACCGATGTCGTCGTCGGCGGCAACCTGCTGGCCGGCGCGGAGCCGCTGCACGCGATGCTCGCGGCCTTCGAGGAGACGCCCGGCGAGCTCGCCGACCGGCTGCTCGCGGCCCTGGCGGCGGGCGACGCCGCGGGCGGCGACCGCCGGGGACGCGAGTCCGCGGCGCTCCTTGTCGTCGACACCCGGGCCTGGCCCGCCGTCGACCTCCGGGTCGACCACGACCCCGACCCGGTGACCCGGCTCGGCGCGCTGCTCCCGCGCTGGCGCGCCCACTGGACGGCGTACGACGTGACGGGCGCGTTCGTCCCGGCCGACCCGCCCGGGCAGCCCGGCCGGCGTCCGGCGGTGACCCCGTGA